The following proteins come from a genomic window of Salvia hispanica cultivar TCC Black 2014 chromosome 4, UniMelb_Shisp_WGS_1.0, whole genome shotgun sequence:
- the LOC125185415 gene encoding uncharacterized protein LOC125185415 isoform X1: MPNSSSPEAIIHHDPLKPWKHLLSPPPHKIPSLASNFMKALFAICIFGAFSVFLLSWSPTWRAHDCPECNRAIRGTFRHIITNSDLGLVSRDRDRTNLSHVLFGIGGSAQTWGTRRRYCELWWRPNATRGHVWLDERPEKEWPATSPPYRVSADTERFKYTNWYGSRSAVRIARIVKESFEAEAAGEGAEVRWFVMGDDDTVFFTENLVEVLNRYDHREMYYIGGISESVEQNVVHSYAMAYGGGGFAVSYPLAAELVRILDGCIDRYASFYGSDAKVAACVNEIGVPLTKELGFHQMDIRGSPFGLLSAHPIAPLVSLHHLDYVQPLYPGKNRVESIKRLIQAYNTDPGRALQQSFCYHPTRNWSVSVAWGYNVQLYPFSVTAKDLSTPLQTFLTWGTWSQSPFTTNTRSLSFNPCDRPIIHYLDQVNGSGLGTTTTYRRPHPARARRCKNESYAKAYSVKEFSVMAAPLDPQIWNKGLRRQCCEIIDGSDKVDGVLQVRIRRCNQWESVTPRKTFSPTEKKN, from the exons atgccgAATTCATCATCACCGGAAGCCATAATCCACCACGACCCTTTAAAGCCATGGAAACACCTCCTCTCCCCACCGCCGCACAAAATCCCCAGTTTGGCCTCCAATTTCATGAAAGCCCTCTTCGCCATCTGCATCTTCGGGGCATTTTCGGTATTCCTCCTGTCGTGGTCCCCCACATGGCGGGCCCACGACTGCCCCGAATGCAATCGCGCCATCCGGGGCACATTCCGCCACATCATCACCAACAGCGACCTCGGTCTCGTCAGCCGAGACCGAGATCGCACCAACCTGTCCCACGTCCTCTTCGGGATAGGCGGGTCCGCCCAGACGTGGGGCACGCGGCGCCGCTACTGCGAGCTGTGGTGGAGGCCGAACGCGACGCGCGGCCACGTCTGGCTGGACGAGCGGCCGGAGAAGGAGTGGCCGGCGACGTCGCCGCCGTACCGGGTGTCGGCGGACACGGAGAGGTTCAAGTACACGAACTGGTACGGGTCGCGGTCGGCGGTGCGGATCGCGAGGATCGTGAAGGAGAGCTTCGAGGCGGAGGCAGCGGGGGAGGGGGCGGAGGTGCGTTGGTTTGTGATGGGGGATGATGATACGGTGTTTTTTACGGAGAATTTGGTGGAGGTGTTGAATAGGTATGATCACAGGGAGATGTATTACATCGGGGGGATTTCGGAGAGCGTGGAGCAGAACGTGGTGCACTCGTACGCGATGGCGTACGGCGGGGGAGGGTTCGCGGTGAGCTACCCGCTGGCGGCGGAGCTGGTGCGGATATTGGATGGGTGTATTGATCGGTACGCCTCGTTTTACGGCTCGGATGCCAAGGTGGCTGCCTGTGTTAACGAGATTGGTGTGCCTCTCACCAAAGAGCTTGGTTTCCATCAG ATGGACATAAGAGGAAGCCCATTCGGCCTACTGTCGGCCCATCCCATCGCACCCCTCGTCTCACTCCACCATCTAGACTACGTGCAGCCCCTTTATCCGGGCAAAAATCGGGTCGAGTCCATAAAAAGGCTAATCCAAGCCTACAATACGGACCCGGGTCGGGCGCTGCAGCAGAGCTTCTGCTACCACCCGACCCGGAATTGGTCCGTGTCTGTTGCGTGGGGCTACAACGTGCAACTCTACCCGTTTTCGGTGACGGCCAAGGATCTGAGCACCCCGTTACAAACATTCTTAACGTGGGGGACCTGGAGCCAGTCGCCATTCACGACCAATACCCGATCCCTAAGCTTCAACCCGTGTGACAGACCCATTATCCATTACTTGGACCAAGTTAACGGGTCCGGGTTGGGTACCACCACCACGTATAGAAGGCCACATCCCGCACGCGCGAGGCGCTGCAAAAATGAGAGCTATGCAAAGGCGTATTCGGTGAAGGAGTTTAGTGTTATGGCTGCTCCGCTTGATCCTCAAATATGGAACAAG ggGCTACGTAGGCAATGCTGCGAGATAATCGACGGCTCAGATAAAGTGGACGGCGTCTTGCAGGTGAGAATCAGACGCTGCAATCAATGGGAATCAGTAACGCCACGTAAGACGTTTAGCCCCAcagagaagaaaaattaa
- the LOC125185415 gene encoding uncharacterized protein LOC125185415 isoform X2, with product MPNSSSPEAIIHHDPLKPWKHLLSPPPHKIPSLASNFMKALFAICIFGAFSVFLLSWSPTWRAHDCPECNRAIRGTFRHIITNSDLGLVSRDRDRTNLSHVLFGIGGSAQTWGTRRRYCELWWRPNATRGHVWLDERPEKEWPATSPPYRVSADTERFKYTNWYGSRSAVRIARIVKESFEAEAAGEGAEVRWFVMGDDDTVFFTENLVEVLNRYDHREMYYIGGISESVEQNVVHSYAMAYGGGGFAVSYPLAAELVRILDGCIDRYASFYGSDAKVAACVNEIGVPLTKELGFHQMDIRGSPFGLLSAHPIAPLVSLHHLDYVQPLYPGKNRVESIKRLIQAYNTDPGRALQQSFCYHPTRNWSVSVAWGYNVQLYPFSVTAKDLSTPLQTFLTWGTWSQSPFTTNTRSLSFNPCDRPIIHYLDQVNGSGLGTTTTYRRPHPARARRCKNESYAKAYSVKEFSVMAAPLDPQIWNKAMLRDNRRLR from the exons atgccgAATTCATCATCACCGGAAGCCATAATCCACCACGACCCTTTAAAGCCATGGAAACACCTCCTCTCCCCACCGCCGCACAAAATCCCCAGTTTGGCCTCCAATTTCATGAAAGCCCTCTTCGCCATCTGCATCTTCGGGGCATTTTCGGTATTCCTCCTGTCGTGGTCCCCCACATGGCGGGCCCACGACTGCCCCGAATGCAATCGCGCCATCCGGGGCACATTCCGCCACATCATCACCAACAGCGACCTCGGTCTCGTCAGCCGAGACCGAGATCGCACCAACCTGTCCCACGTCCTCTTCGGGATAGGCGGGTCCGCCCAGACGTGGGGCACGCGGCGCCGCTACTGCGAGCTGTGGTGGAGGCCGAACGCGACGCGCGGCCACGTCTGGCTGGACGAGCGGCCGGAGAAGGAGTGGCCGGCGACGTCGCCGCCGTACCGGGTGTCGGCGGACACGGAGAGGTTCAAGTACACGAACTGGTACGGGTCGCGGTCGGCGGTGCGGATCGCGAGGATCGTGAAGGAGAGCTTCGAGGCGGAGGCAGCGGGGGAGGGGGCGGAGGTGCGTTGGTTTGTGATGGGGGATGATGATACGGTGTTTTTTACGGAGAATTTGGTGGAGGTGTTGAATAGGTATGATCACAGGGAGATGTATTACATCGGGGGGATTTCGGAGAGCGTGGAGCAGAACGTGGTGCACTCGTACGCGATGGCGTACGGCGGGGGAGGGTTCGCGGTGAGCTACCCGCTGGCGGCGGAGCTGGTGCGGATATTGGATGGGTGTATTGATCGGTACGCCTCGTTTTACGGCTCGGATGCCAAGGTGGCTGCCTGTGTTAACGAGATTGGTGTGCCTCTCACCAAAGAGCTTGGTTTCCATCAG ATGGACATAAGAGGAAGCCCATTCGGCCTACTGTCGGCCCATCCCATCGCACCCCTCGTCTCACTCCACCATCTAGACTACGTGCAGCCCCTTTATCCGGGCAAAAATCGGGTCGAGTCCATAAAAAGGCTAATCCAAGCCTACAATACGGACCCGGGTCGGGCGCTGCAGCAGAGCTTCTGCTACCACCCGACCCGGAATTGGTCCGTGTCTGTTGCGTGGGGCTACAACGTGCAACTCTACCCGTTTTCGGTGACGGCCAAGGATCTGAGCACCCCGTTACAAACATTCTTAACGTGGGGGACCTGGAGCCAGTCGCCATTCACGACCAATACCCGATCCCTAAGCTTCAACCCGTGTGACAGACCCATTATCCATTACTTGGACCAAGTTAACGGGTCCGGGTTGGGTACCACCACCACGTATAGAAGGCCACATCCCGCACGCGCGAGGCGCTGCAAAAATGAGAGCTATGCAAAGGCGTATTCGGTGAAGGAGTTTAGTGTTATGGCTGCTCCGCTTGATCCTCAAATATGGAACAAG GCAATGCTGCGAGATAATCGACGGCTCAGATAA
- the LOC125218103 gene encoding transcriptional regulator TAC1-like, which translates to MSFIHFHQPSLDLGLLMASGHTIKSFRCNFCDRGFSNAQALGGHMNIHRKDRAKLKDFSDENFLSLDITKANYPENPSASEETKKAANSNDEIQDCAPTSKPISVRGLPLFSVSEDEKNSEENKVELIHGGLDLELRLGIEPYHDAKINT; encoded by the coding sequence ATGTCCTTTATACACTTCCACCAACCATCCCTCGACCTCGGTCTCCTCATGGCTTCCGGCCATACGATCAAGTCGTTCCGATGCAATTTCTGTGATCGTGGTTTCTCCAACGCGCAAGCCCTAGGCGGGCACATGAACATCCACAGGAAGGATCGAGCTAAGCTCAAAGACTTCTCCGACGAGAACTTTCTTTCTTTGGACATCACCAAGGCCAATTATCCGGAGAATCCCTCAGCCAGCGAAGAGACAAAGAAGGCCGCGAATTCTAACGACGAGATTCAAGATTGTGCTCCAACTTCCAAGCCCATTTCGGTACGTGGTTTGCCATTATTTTCAGTTAGTGAAGATGAAAAGAATTCAgaggagaataaagtggagtTGATCCATGGCGGATTAGATCTTGAACTTCGATTAGGGATTGAGCCTTATCATGATGCAAAGATTAATACCTAA
- the LOC125218275 gene encoding protein PSK SIMULATOR 3-like, with protein MVGFKAMGWLPEPKKDGKNLGILAFETAKTMSRLISLYKSVSDEEISRLRNDVIRSKGVAFLNSGDEKFLLSLASAERLEDLDHAAAAVARLGKKCTDFGLERFDLVYKELKRGVLNSGKVRYGSATAERKIRKMERLVAATSGLHAAVESLAEMEVSERKMKQWKSKDNELHKANYDNLIHKLEIQRREIRNFKEISLWNKSFDKCVDLMARVVFVVHRRICALFGPRKRFPMKEKVFPHSGPLLTASKPVMVRFYSRKSGIFEEEEAGPQTNRVFHSAKPETVGGSGLALRYANVILTAEKYLDSDVAISHVERESFYEMLPENLKFQVRAKLSKNMRCAGVEEGDALLAEGWRDAVAEILRWLAPVADDTVRWQMERSFEKTRFDARPTALLLQTLHFADREKTEAAIAEILVGLSCVFRFENRRFVHCDEFY; from the coding sequence ATGGTAGGCTTCAAGGCCATGGGGTGGCTGCCGGAGCCGAAGAAAGACGGGAAGAATCTCGGAATTCTCGCATTCGAGACGGCGAAAACGATGTCGAGATTGATCTCTCTCTACAAATCGGTCTCCGACGAAGAGATCTCGCGCCTGAGAAACGACGTGATCCGATCTAAGGGAGTAGCGTTTCTGAACTCCGGCGATGAGAAGTTCCTCCTGAGCTTAGCCAGCGCGGAGCGCCTCGAGGATCTGGATCACGCCGCTGCGGCGGTGGCGCGGCTGGGGAAGAAATGCACCGATTTCGGTCTGGAGCGGTTCGATCTGGTTTATAAGGAGTTGAAGAGAGGGGTTTTGAACTCCGGGAAGGTGAGGTACGGATCGGCGACGGCGGAGCGGAAGATCCGGAAGATGGAGAGGCTGGTGGCGGCGACGTCGGGATTGCATGCGGCGGTGGAGTCGCTGGCGGAGATGGAGGTTTCGGAGAGGAAGATGAAGCAGTGGAAGAGTAAGGATAACGAATTGCACAAGGCGAATTACGATAATTTGATTCATAAATTGGAGATTCAGCGCAGAGAGATTCGCAATTTTAAGGAGATTTCTCTGTGGAATAAATCGTTTGATAAATGCGTTGATTTGATGGCGAGAGTCGTGTTCGTCGTGCACAGGCGCATCTGCGCTCTGTTCGGGCCGAGAAAGCGGTTCCCGATGAAAGAGAAAGTGTTCCCGCATTCGGGCCCGCTTTTAACCGCGTCGAAGCCCGTTATGGTCCGGTTCTACAGCCGGAAATCGGGTATTTTTGAAGAGGAGGAAGCCGGTCCGCAGACGAACCGGGTTTTCCACTCGGCCAAACCGGAAACAGTGGGCGGTTCAGGTCTGGCCCTGCGGTACGCTAACGTGATACTAACGGCGGAGAAGTATTTGGACTCTGACGTGGCAATCAGCCACGTGGAGAGGGAATCTTTCTACGAGATGCTGCCGGAGAATCTCAAGTTTCAGGTGAGGGCGAAGCTGAGCAAGAACATGCGGTGCGCGGGGGTGGAGGAGGGCGACGCGCTGCTGGCGGAGGGGTGGCGGGACGCGGTGGCGGAGATACTGCGGTGGCTGGCGCCGGTGGCGGACGACACGGTGCGGTGGCAGATGGAGCGGAGCTTTGAGAAGACGAGGTTCGACGCGAGGCCCACGGCGCTGCTGCTGCAGACGCTGCATTTTGCGGATAGGGAGAAGACGGAGGCGGCCATCGCCGAGATCTTGGTCGGGCTGAGCTGCGTTTTCCGGTTTGAGAACCGGCGATTTGTTCATTGCGATGAGTTTTATTGA
- the LOC125223878 gene encoding light-harvesting complex-like protein OHP1, chloroplastic, translating into MATLAPALSSPFLCAFHNPTRLHTHKRVAFNIRAAKLPDGVILPKEQPKFQAPFLGFTRTAEVWNSRACMIGLIGTFILELILNKGLLQIIGVEVGKGLDLPL; encoded by the exons ATGGCGACTTTAGCACCAGCATTGTCATCCCCCTTTCTCTGTGCCTTTCACAACCCGACCCGTCTCCATACTCACAAACGGGTCGCCTTCAATATCCGGGCCGCCAAGCTCCCCGACGGG GTGATACTGCCGAAAGAGCAGCCAAAATTTCAAGCCCCATTTCTGGGGTTCACGAGAACAGCTGAGGTTTGGAATTCTAGAGCTTGTATGATTGGCCTAATTGGGACTTTCATCCTTGAATTG attcTGAATAAGGGACTACTACAGATTATTGGGGTGGAGGTTGGAAAAGGTCTTGATCTTCCTCTTTGA
- the LOC125217984 gene encoding laccase-17-like yields MGASNLQITLALFAALLALLPLPLRVEAATRHYEFNIKMQNVTRLCHTRSIVTVNGKFPGPRVVVREGDRVLINVTNLVPNNITLHWHGIRQLRSGWADGPAYVTQCPIQTGQSYVYNFTVVGQRGTLWWHAHVSWLRSTLYGPIIILPKKDVPYPFPKPYKQVPIIFGEWFNTDTEAIINQAMLTGGGPNVSDAYTINGLPGPLYNCSAKDTFKLKVKAGKTYLLRVINAALNDELFFSIANHSLTVADVDAVYVKPFKTDTILIAPGQTTNLLLHTKPTPPAATFLMMARPYATGAGTFDNTTVAGILEYESTKHLPLFKPSLPPLNDTAFATNFTKRLRSLATPTFPANVPQTVDKHFLFTVGLGTKPCDQNNATCQGPNGTKFAASVSNISFIQPTTALLQAHFTGKSGGVYEPDFPYSPLQWFNFTGNPPNNTMVGNGTKLMVLPFNASVQVVMQGTGILGAESHPLHLHGFNFFIVGQGFGNYDPVNDPKRFNLLDPVERNTVGVPPGGWVAIRFFADNPGVWFMHCHLEVHTSWGLKMAWLVLDGKLPNQKLLPPPSDLPKC; encoded by the exons ATGGGTGCCTCTAATTTGCAAATCACACTAGCATTGTTTGCAGCATTATTGGCACTGCTCCCCCTTCCTCTCCGAGTAGAAGCAGCCACGAGGCACTACGAGTTCAAC ATCAAGATGCAAAATGTGACGCGATTATGCCACACGAGGAGCATAGTCACAGTGAATGGGAAATTTCCAGGGCCTCGGGTCGTGGTGAGGGAGGGCGACCGCGTCCTTATAAATGTCACCAACCTTGTTCCCAACAATATCACCCTCCATTG GCACGGAATCAGGCAACTTAGGAGTGGTTGGGCGGATGGGCCGGCATATGTAACCCAATGTCCGATTCAAACCGGGCAAAGCTATGTCTACAACTTCACAGTGGTAGGACAAAGGGGGACTCTTTGGTGGCATGCACATGTCTCTTGGCTTAGATCTACTCTCTATGGCCCTATCATCATCCTTCCTAAGAAGGATGTGCCCTATCCTTTCCCCAAGCCATACAAACAAGTTCCTATCATCTTTG GAGAATGGTTCAATACCGATACCGAAGCCATTATAAACCAAGCTATGCTAACCGGAGGTGGCCCAAACGTCTCTGACGCCTACACCATTAATGGACTCCCCGGGCCCTTGTACAACTGCTCCGCCAAAG ATACATTCAAGCTAAAAGTAAAAGCGGGAAAAACCTACCTCCTCCGCGTAATCAACGCTGCGCTCAACGACGAGCTCTTCTTCAGCATCGCCAATCACAGTCTCACCGTGGCCGACGTGGACGCAGTCTACGTCAAACCCTTCAAAACTGACACCATCCTCATCGCGCCCGGGCAGACCACCAACCTCCTCCTCCACACCAAACCAACACCCCCGGCCGCCACATTCCTCATGATGGCCCGGCCCTACGCCACCGGCGCCGGCACCTTCGACAACACCACCGTCGCCGGAATCCTAGAATACGAATCCACCAAGCACCTCCCCCTCTTCAAACCCTCCCTCCCACCCCTCAACGACACCGCCTTCGCCACCAACTTCACCAAGCGCCTCCGCAGCCTCGCCACCCCCACTTTCCCGGCCAATGTGCCCCAAACCGTCGACAAACACTTCCTCTTCACCGTCGGATTAGGCACGAAGCCGTGCGACCAGAACAACGCCACGTGTCAGGGCCCCAACGGCACCAAATTCGCAGCATCCGTGAGCAACATATCGTTCATACAGCCCACAACAGCCCTCCTTCAAGCCCACTTCACCGGGAAGTCAGGCGGCGTTTACGAGCCGGACTTCCCCTACAGCCCTTTGCAGTGGTTCAACTTCACCGGGAACCCTCCCAACAACACCATGGTCGGAAACGGGACAAAACTGATGGTTCTTCCGTTCAATGCGAGTGTGCAAGTGGTGATGCAGGGCACAGGCATTTTGGGGGCGGAGAGCCACCCCCTCCATCTTCATGGATTCAATTTCTTCATCGTCGGCCAAGGCTTCGGAAACTACGACCCCGTTAACGACCCCAAGCGCTTCAATTTGCTCGACCCGGTCGAGCGGAATACGGTCGGCGTGCCGCCCGGTGGATGGGTTGCTATCCGGTTTTTTGCCGATAATCCGg GGGTTTGGTTTATGCATTGTCACTTGGAAGTTCACACGAGCTGGGGACTGAAGATGGCATGGCTTGTTTTGGATGGAAAGCTTCCCAATCAGAAGCTGCTTCCTCCACCATCTGATCTTCctaaatgttga